A single Pseudomonas lutea DNA region contains:
- the thiL gene encoding thiamine-phosphate kinase, which translates to MGEFELIRNYFAAAPCAQPGEGVALGIGDDCALLSVAAGEQLAISTDTLVAGVHFPEVCDPFLLGQRALGVSASDLAAMGASPLAFTLALTLPQVSADWLEAFARGLNTMAQGCGLRLIGGDTTRGPLSITVTVFGTVPAGQALTRSGARPGDLLCVGGPLGDAAGALPLVLNQRSTEASTTQALLARYWSPPPQFGLGMALRGKASAALDISDGLLADCGHIATASGVRLLVEREKVPMSDALLSFFGYDAALNAALSGGDDYRLAFTLPPSWLAELQAAGWPVFVLGRVVDGQGVALIDSLGQDVTPLTRGYQHFQETR; encoded by the coding sequence ATGGGCGAGTTCGAGCTGATCCGCAATTACTTTGCCGCTGCGCCCTGTGCGCAGCCAGGCGAGGGCGTTGCCTTGGGCATCGGCGATGACTGTGCTCTGTTGTCGGTGGCAGCTGGCGAGCAACTCGCCATCTCCACTGACACGCTGGTCGCGGGGGTGCACTTCCCCGAGGTCTGCGATCCCTTCCTGCTTGGCCAGCGCGCACTCGGCGTGTCGGCCAGCGACCTGGCTGCCATGGGCGCCAGCCCCCTCGCATTTACCCTTGCTCTGACTCTGCCGCAGGTTTCCGCAGACTGGCTGGAAGCCTTCGCGCGCGGTTTGAACACAATGGCCCAAGGCTGCGGCTTGCGCTTGATCGGTGGCGATACGACACGCGGGCCGTTAAGCATTACTGTCACCGTGTTCGGCACCGTTCCTGCCGGGCAGGCATTGACCCGAAGCGGCGCCAGGCCAGGCGATCTTCTGTGCGTGGGAGGTCCGCTGGGGGACGCCGCAGGGGCGTTGCCGCTGGTGTTGAACCAGCGAAGCACCGAAGCGTCTACCACTCAGGCCTTGCTGGCGCGTTACTGGTCGCCGCCGCCGCAGTTTGGTTTGGGAATGGCGCTGCGGGGCAAAGCCAGCGCAGCGCTGGATATCTCCGACGGGCTGCTCGCCGATTGCGGTCATATCGCAACGGCATCGGGCGTACGCTTGCTCGTTGAGCGCGAAAAAGTGCCCATGTCTGACGCGCTGCTGAGCTTTTTCGGATATGACGCGGCGTTGAATGCCGCGCTCAGTGGGGGCGATGACTACAGACTGGCGTTCACACTGCCGCCATCATGGCTGGCTGAGTTACAGGCCGCAGGCTGGCCTGTCTTCGTTCTGGGTCGAGTGGTCGATGGGCAGGGTGTGGCGCTGATCGATTCACTCGGGCAAGACGTCACTCCGTTGACTCGGGGCTATCAACATTTTCAGGAGACACGGTGA
- a CDS encoding phosphatidylglycerophosphatase A, with translation MTDHPNQVPAENVPPSVWTNPWHFLAFGFGSGTLPKAPGTWGSMVAVPFIPLWQMLPDWGYWLVLGITILFGFWLCGKVADDLRVHDHEGIVWDEMVGMWITLWLVPEGWVWLLVGFLVFRFFDILKPWPIHWIDKHVHGGVGIMLDDVLAGVFAWLAMQGLVWLWAVM, from the coding sequence GTGACAGATCATCCTAATCAGGTCCCGGCGGAAAACGTTCCTCCGTCCGTATGGACCAATCCGTGGCATTTCCTGGCCTTCGGTTTCGGCTCCGGCACGCTGCCCAAAGCGCCGGGCACCTGGGGCTCCATGGTCGCTGTGCCGTTTATTCCGCTCTGGCAGATGCTGCCCGACTGGGGTTACTGGCTGGTCCTCGGCATCACCATCCTGTTTGGCTTCTGGCTGTGCGGCAAAGTGGCGGACGACCTGCGCGTCCACGACCACGAAGGCATCGTCTGGGACGAAATGGTCGGGATGTGGATTACCTTATGGTTAGTGCCCGAAGGTTGGGTCTGGCTACTGGTGGGTTTTCTGGTGTTCCGCTTTTTCGACATTCTAAAACCCTGGCCCATCCACTGGATCGACAAACACGTGCACGGCGGTGTCGGCATCATGCTCGACGACGTTCTAGCCGGCGTCTTCGCCTGGTTGGCGATGCAGGGGCTGGTCTGGCTGTGGGCTGTGATGTAG
- a CDS encoding substrate-binding periplasmic protein: MLAASATVFGTTPASADEKPSDILLVSEHWIGYTEADGTGLGWELMREIFEPAGVKVEQRIEPYTRAVGLVQRGEADAWIAAYKDEVEGTLYSVWHYDIDEIYGLGLASKPAPSLNTLAKYRLAWVRGYEYQHYLPNVLHFNEVARRDHILPMLEYGRSDLYIDARPEMDFILAQSSDPQRYRLTYLTSIPLYLSFADTLRGHALRDLFDARMSELVRSGKLRPVFAKWKHPYPFDVSAGEARTGASH, from the coding sequence ATGCTCGCCGCTTCGGCGACTGTATTTGGGACGACGCCTGCATCGGCCGACGAGAAGCCTTCCGATATTCTGCTGGTGAGCGAGCACTGGATTGGCTACACCGAAGCCGACGGCACCGGCTTGGGCTGGGAACTGATGCGCGAGATATTCGAGCCGGCCGGCGTCAAGGTCGAGCAGCGCATCGAGCCCTATACGCGGGCGGTCGGCCTCGTGCAGCGGGGCGAAGCCGATGCCTGGATTGCCGCATACAAGGATGAAGTGGAAGGTACGCTTTACTCGGTGTGGCATTACGACATCGACGAGATTTACGGCCTGGGTCTGGCATCGAAACCGGCGCCTTCCCTCAATACGCTCGCCAAGTATCGCCTGGCATGGGTGCGCGGTTACGAATACCAGCACTACCTGCCCAATGTGTTGCACTTCAACGAAGTCGCCCGACGCGATCACATCCTGCCCATGCTTGAATACGGTCGCTCCGACTTGTACATCGATGCCAGGCCGGAGATGGATTTCATCCTTGCTCAAAGCAGCGATCCGCAGCGCTACCGTTTGACGTACCTGACTTCCATCCCTTTGTACCTTAGCTTCGCTGATACGCTGCGGGGGCATGCCTTGCGCGATCTGTTCGATGCCCGGATGAGTGAACTGGTGCGCAGCGGCAAGCTGAGGCCTGTATTTGCAAAGTGGAAGCATCCCTATCCGTTCGATGTGTCCGCTGGTGAGGCTCGGACGGGTGCGAGCCACTGA
- the ribA gene encoding GTP cyclohydrolase II, producing the protein MPVVFVAASKLPTPFATFKMNGFLEQENGREHVVLTLGDVADGAPVLGRVHSECLTGDALFSQRCDCGSQLEAALRAIATEGRGVLLYLRQEGRGIGLMNKIRAYELQDGGADTVEANERLGFAADQRDYAICLPMLEHLGIKSLRLMTNNPRKVKALTDMGITVAERVPLHTGHNPHNKLYLATKAGKLGHMMGNEHQSEVDPA; encoded by the coding sequence GTGCCTGTCGTATTTGTCGCGGCTTCCAAGCTGCCTACGCCTTTTGCCACTTTCAAGATGAACGGCTTTCTCGAGCAGGAAAACGGCCGTGAGCATGTCGTTCTTACCCTCGGGGATGTAGCAGACGGCGCCCCGGTCCTTGGCCGTGTGCATTCCGAATGCCTGACCGGTGATGCGTTGTTCAGTCAGCGTTGCGACTGCGGTTCTCAGCTCGAAGCGGCATTGCGCGCCATTGCCACAGAAGGTAGGGGCGTGCTGCTGTATTTGCGTCAGGAAGGCCGGGGTATTGGTTTGATGAACAAGATCCGCGCTTATGAACTGCAGGACGGTGGCGCTGATACCGTCGAAGCCAACGAACGCCTGGGCTTCGCCGCTGACCAGCGCGATTACGCCATCTGCCTGCCGATGCTTGAACACCTGGGCATCAAGTCGTTGCGTCTGATGACCAACAACCCGCGGAAGGTCAAAGCACTGACCGACATGGGCATCACCGTCGCCGAGCGAGTGCCGCTGCATACCGGCCACAATCCGCACAACAAGCTCTATCTAGCCACCAAGGCGGGCAAACTGGGCCACATGATGGGCAACGAGCATCAGAGCGAAGTTGACCCGGCCTGA
- the dxs gene encoding 1-deoxy-D-xylulose-5-phosphate synthase encodes MPTTFKEIPRERPSTPLLDKAVTPDGLRRLGEAELEALADELRLELLYTVGQTGGHFGAGLGVIELTVALHYVFDTPDDRLVWDVGHQAYPHKILTGRRENMSTLRQKGGVAAFPRRSESEYDTFGVGHSSTSISAALGMAVASRLQGSERKSIAVIGDGALTAGMAFEALNHAPEVNADMLVILNDNDMSISRNVGGLSNYLAKILSSRTYSSMREGSKKVLSRLPGAWEIARRTEEYAKGMLVPGTLFEELGWNYIGPIDGHDLPILIATLRNMRDLKGPQFLHVVTKKGKGFAPAEVDPIGYHAITKLDPLNAPVLPKKAGGPKYSGVFGQWLCDMAEADERVVGITPAMKEGSDLVAFSERFPDRYFDVAIAEQHAVTLAAGMACEGAKPVVAIYSTFLQRGYDQLIHDVAVQNLDVLFAIDRAGLVGEDGPTHAGSFDLSYLRCIPGMLIMTPSDENELRKMLTTGHLFKGPAAVRYPRGNGPNAVIESGLDPLEIGKGVVRRTGSKIAILAFGVQLTEAMLVAEKLDATVVDMRFVKPLDEALVIEMASSHDLLVTVEENAIMGGAGAAVSEFLARENILKSVLHLGLPDAYVEHAKPAQMLAECGLDAAGIEASINQRLLKM; translated from the coding sequence ATGCCCACGACGTTCAAAGAGATTCCCCGCGAGCGCCCGTCCACGCCTCTGCTCGACAAGGCAGTGACGCCGGACGGCCTGCGCCGGTTAGGTGAAGCAGAGCTTGAAGCCCTGGCCGACGAACTGCGCCTGGAGCTGCTCTATACCGTTGGCCAGACCGGCGGTCACTTCGGCGCAGGCCTTGGTGTCATCGAGCTGACCGTAGCGCTGCACTACGTCTTCGATACCCCCGACGACCGGCTGGTCTGGGACGTCGGTCATCAAGCGTACCCGCACAAAATCCTTACAGGCCGTCGCGAGAATATGTCGACCCTGCGCCAGAAAGGCGGAGTGGCGGCATTCCCGCGTCGCAGCGAGAGTGAGTACGACACCTTCGGCGTCGGCCACTCCAGCACGTCTATCAGTGCAGCGCTGGGCATGGCAGTTGCGTCCCGGTTGCAGGGCAGCGAGCGCAAGTCAATTGCCGTGATTGGCGACGGCGCACTGACTGCCGGCATGGCCTTCGAAGCGCTGAACCACGCGCCCGAAGTCAACGCCGACATGCTGGTGATCCTCAACGACAACGACATGTCTATCTCGCGCAATGTGGGCGGGCTGTCCAATTACCTGGCGAAAATCCTTTCGAGTCGCACGTACAGCAGCATGCGCGAGGGCAGCAAGAAGGTGCTGTCGCGTCTGCCCGGCGCGTGGGAAATCGCTCGTCGTACCGAGGAATACGCTAAAGGCATGCTGGTCCCCGGTACCTTGTTCGAAGAGCTGGGCTGGAACTACATCGGTCCGATCGACGGCCACGACTTGCCGATCCTGATCGCCACGTTGCGCAACATGCGTGATCTGAAAGGCCCGCAATTTCTGCACGTGGTTACCAAAAAGGGTAAAGGCTTCGCGCCGGCCGAGGTGGACCCGATTGGCTATCACGCGATCACCAAACTGGACCCGTTGAACGCTCCGGTTTTGCCTAAAAAAGCCGGCGGGCCCAAGTATTCGGGCGTCTTCGGGCAATGGCTGTGCGACATGGCCGAGGCCGACGAGCGCGTGGTCGGCATCACGCCCGCCATGAAGGAAGGCTCCGATCTGGTTGCGTTCAGTGAGCGGTTCCCCGATCGGTATTTCGACGTGGCCATCGCCGAGCAGCACGCCGTTACACTGGCGGCGGGTATGGCCTGCGAGGGCGCCAAGCCGGTCGTTGCGATTTACTCGACCTTCCTGCAGCGCGGCTACGACCAGTTGATCCACGACGTTGCGGTGCAGAATCTGGACGTGCTGTTCGCCATCGACCGAGCAGGCCTCGTCGGGGAAGACGGTCCGACCCATGCCGGCAGTTTCGATCTCTCTTACCTGCGCTGCATCCCCGGCATGCTGATCATGACGCCGAGCGATGAAAACGAGCTGCGCAAAATGCTCACCACCGGCCACCTATTCAAAGGCCCTGCGGCTGTGCGTTATCCGCGCGGTAATGGCCCGAATGCCGTCATCGAAAGCGGACTCGATCCGCTGGAAATCGGCAAGGGCGTGGTTCGCCGCACTGGCAGCAAGATCGCCATTCTGGCATTCGGCGTACAGCTGACCGAGGCAATGCTCGTCGCAGAGAAGCTCGATGCGACCGTCGTAGATATGCGTTTCGTCAAACCGCTGGACGAGGCACTGGTGATTGAAATGGCCAGCAGCCACGACTTGTTGGTCACTGTGGAAGAGAACGCCATCATGGGCGGCGCGGGTGCGGCAGTCAGCGAGTTTCTGGCTCGGGAAAACATCCTGAAGTCAGTGCTGCATCTGGGTCTTCCGGATGCCTACGTAGAACACGCCAAGCCGGCGCAGATGCTTGCAGAATGCGGGCTGGATGCTGCTGGTATCGAAGCTTCGATCAATCAACGCCTGCTCAAAATGTAG
- the ispA gene encoding (2E,6E)-farnesyl diphosphate synthase has translation MIAAYQALCQARVNAALETLFNAPAPELTRLYDAMRYSVTNGGKRVRPLLVYAACEALGGNAEHANGAACAVELIHAYSLVHDDLPAMDDDDLRRGLPTTHKAFDEACAILAGDGLQTLAFSVLTDKQLTPQDADTRLKMVAALAHAAGPAGMVGGQAIDLGSVGLKLDQTALAFMHRHKTGALIEASVRLGALASGNPTQVQLDSLQIYARAVGLAFQVQDDILDVESDTATLGKRQGADIARDKPTYPALLGLEEAKHYAFELRDQALAALRPFDDGAEPLRALARYIVERRN, from the coding sequence ATGATCGCGGCGTATCAGGCTCTCTGCCAAGCGCGCGTCAATGCGGCGCTGGAGACCCTGTTCAACGCGCCCGCCCCCGAACTCACCCGTCTTTATGACGCCATGCGCTACAGCGTGACCAATGGCGGAAAGCGCGTGCGCCCGCTGCTGGTCTACGCCGCCTGCGAAGCTCTGGGCGGCAATGCCGAACACGCAAACGGCGCGGCCTGCGCGGTCGAGTTGATCCATGCCTATTCGCTGGTACATGACGACTTGCCGGCCATGGACGACGACGATTTGCGTCGCGGCCTGCCAACGACCCACAAGGCCTTCGACGAAGCCTGCGCCATTCTCGCTGGCGATGGCCTTCAGACGCTGGCTTTCAGCGTGCTGACTGATAAACAGCTGACACCCCAAGACGCCGACACCCGCCTGAAGATGGTCGCCGCCCTCGCCCACGCGGCAGGACCTGCCGGTATGGTCGGCGGTCAGGCCATTGACCTGGGCTCGGTGGGACTCAAACTCGACCAGACGGCGTTGGCGTTCATGCACCGGCACAAGACAGGCGCATTGATCGAAGCCAGTGTCAGGCTCGGCGCTTTAGCCAGCGGCAACCCGACGCAGGTCCAGCTCGATTCCCTGCAGATCTACGCGCGTGCCGTGGGTTTGGCCTTCCAGGTGCAGGATGACATTCTGGACGTCGAGAGCGATACCGCGACGCTTGGCAAACGCCAGGGCGCCGATATCGCACGCGACAAGCCGACTTATCCGGCGCTGCTGGGTCTGGAAGAAGCCAAGCATTACGCGTTCGAATTGCGTGATCAGGCCCTCGCTGCGCTACGACCATTCGACGATGGCGCCGAGCCGCTGCGAGCCTTGGCGCGTTATATCGTCGAACGCCGCAACTGA
- a CDS encoding exodeoxyribonuclease VII small subunit — protein MARKKAALDFEQSLTDLQVLVERLENGELSLEDSLTAFEQGIRLTRECQSALAQAEQKVQVLLERDGELAEEPFEADQPE, from the coding sequence ATGGCCCGCAAGAAAGCTGCACTGGATTTCGAACAGTCCCTCACGGATTTGCAAGTGCTCGTCGAGCGTCTGGAGAACGGCGAGCTGTCGCTCGAAGACTCGTTGACCGCTTTCGAACAAGGCATCCGCCTGACGCGAGAGTGTCAAAGTGCGCTAGCCCAGGCTGAGCAAAAGGTTCAGGTTTTGCTGGAGCGCGACGGCGAATTGGCCGAAGAGCCATTCGAAGCGGATCAGCCGGAATGA
- a CDS encoding oxygen-insensitive NAD(P)H-dependent nitroreductase NfsB, with product MQMTALAKSRYTTKAFDASRKIPQETINELLDQLRHSPSSVNSQPWHFVVASDEQGKGRVAKSAEGAFAYNEAKMLNASHLIVLCTLTEMPESHLQALLAQEALDGRFASDEAKAGQDKTRRGYVSMHKYDQKDVQHWMEKQTYLALGTLLLGAASLGLDATPMEGFDFKNLDEELGLRDKGLTSLVVVSLGYRSDSDFNAKLPKSRLPAEAVFTFI from the coding sequence ATGCAGATGACCGCCCTCGCAAAATCGCGCTACACCACCAAAGCGTTCGACGCTTCACGCAAGATCCCTCAGGAAACGATCAACGAGCTGCTCGATCAACTGCGTCACAGCCCGTCATCGGTGAATTCACAGCCCTGGCATTTCGTCGTTGCCTCTGACGAGCAGGGCAAGGGGCGCGTGGCCAAGTCCGCTGAAGGCGCATTTGCCTATAACGAAGCGAAAATGCTCAACGCCTCGCACTTGATCGTCCTGTGCACGCTCACTGAAATGCCGGAGTCGCACCTGCAAGCGCTGCTGGCGCAGGAAGCACTCGACGGGCGTTTTGCCAGTGACGAGGCCAAAGCCGGTCAGGACAAGACCCGGCGCGGCTACGTGAGCATGCACAAGTACGATCAGAAAGACGTGCAGCACTGGATGGAGAAGCAGACCTATCTGGCGCTGGGCACTTTATTGCTGGGCGCCGCATCGCTGGGCCTGGACGCCACCCCCATGGAAGGCTTCGACTTCAAAAATCTCGACGAAGAACTGGGCTTGCGGGACAAGGGGCTTACCAGTCTGGTGGTGGTCAGCCTGGGCTATCGCAGCGACAGCGACTTCAACGCCAAACTGCCAAAATCACGCTTGCCGGCCGAGGCGGTGTTTACGTTTATCTGA